A single region of the Archaeoglobaceae archaeon genome encodes:
- the eif1A gene encoding translation initiation factor eIF-1A, whose translation MGEEEVIRVKLPDKRKGEMFGIVTSMLGAGHIKVRCEDGVERLGRIPGKMRKKIWIKEGDVVIVVPWPFQKDRADIIWRYTNPQVEWLERRGYLKF comes from the coding sequence CTGGGGGAGGAGGAAGTAATAAGAGTAAAACTTCCAGACAAACGTAAAGGCGAAATGTTTGGTATTGTCACTTCAATGCTTGGTGCGGGACATATCAAGGTAAGATGTGAAGATGGTGTTGAAAGGCTGGGAAGGATTCCGGGTAAAATGAGAAAGAAGATCTGGATTAAAGAAGGAGACGTTGTAATAGTAGTTCCTTGGCCGTTTCAGAAGGATCGTGCAGATATAATCTGGCGCTACACAAACCCACAGGTTGAATGGCTTGAAAGAAGAGGCTATTTAAAATTTTAA
- a CDS encoding cytochrome c3 family protein yields the protein MRFASLLLLMGMIVGVILFLGCSQPSIVPETVPEAKVDWNKNFYTSLHYTRQGKITFYSAEHGGAELITGKPIDDFGCIKCHANTKANGDPISTETYTPDCYDCHITPGDKVNDSRCLECHARQRTEIAVLNLSDVHRGMGCMDCHSKEDVMGDGNHYPTLLKRETRVECTDCHQYNGSAVHNLHGKVYCTSCHQTTVIACYNCHLDSAEKHQKRAFRPFAGFEILVNYNGKVYPANFMTAVYHNKTFVTIQPFYSHSISEKAKKCDECHGNEIIKNYLATGNIVMTRWNETNKSLSIIRGVVPLPEDWKSALKFDYITYIGDPSNPVKPEPWNWTYVKSESDVMQICCAEPLTKEQIEKLAKEYGKGKTS from the coding sequence ATGAGATTTGCAAGTCTGCTCCTGTTAATGGGTATGATCGTCGGGGTTATATTATTTCTTGGCTGTTCTCAGCCATCGATAGTTCCTGAAACTGTCCCTGAAGCAAAAGTAGACTGGAATAAAAACTTTTACACAAGTTTGCATTATACAAGGCAAGGAAAAATAACATTCTATTCTGCAGAACATGGAGGAGCGGAGCTGATAACAGGAAAGCCCATAGACGATTTTGGTTGCATTAAGTGTCATGCAAACACAAAGGCGAACGGTGATCCGATTTCAACTGAAACTTACACTCCAGACTGCTACGACTGTCATATAACTCCGGGAGACAAAGTGAACGATTCAAGATGTTTAGAATGCCACGCAAGGCAGAGAACTGAGATTGCAGTGCTTAATCTCAGTGATGTTCATAGAGGAATGGGTTGTATGGACTGTCACAGCAAAGAAGATGTGATGGGGGATGGAAATCATTATCCTACTCTACTAAAAAGAGAGACAAGAGTTGAGTGCACGGATTGCCATCAATACAACGGTAGTGCTGTTCATAATCTGCATGGAAAGGTTTACTGCACTTCCTGCCATCAAACTACAGTCATAGCCTGTTACAACTGCCATCTCGATAGCGCTGAAAAGCATCAGAAAAGAGCTTTTCGACCATTCGCCGGATTCGAAATACTTGTTAACTACAACGGTAAAGTGTATCCTGCAAATTTCATGACTGCAGTGTATCACAATAAGACCTTCGTAACAATACAGCCGTTCTACTCACACTCTATCAGCGAGAAGGCAAAGAAATGTGATGAGTGCCATGGAAATGAGATCATCAAAAACTATCTTGCCACCGGGAATATAGTGATGACCAGATGGAACGAAACCAACAAGAGCCTTTCAATAATTCGAGGAGTCGTTCCTCTGCCCGAAGACTGGAAGTCGGCTCTTAAATTTGACTATATCACCTACATTGGGGACCCTTCAAATCCCGTAAAGCCTGAACCGTGGAACTGGACTTATGTAAAGAGTGAGTCCGATGTTATGCAGATCTGCTGTGCAGAACCTTTGACAAAAGAGCAGATTGAAAAGCTTGCAAAAGAATACGGAAAGGGTAAAACATCTTAA
- a CDS encoding DUF1152 domain-containing protein, whose protein sequence is MELIRMLKEIKQKRAFVFGMGGGGDIVSTIPVANFLRLFEFDVIHGGVLWDRLILDPKPGPRAIHELKNAEIFNEVIALVKENTTTNYGVKPNLARSVKQLGEVFALDITKGVKKLTFGLEEFIKEKKIGITIGVDAGGDALAVGYESGVRSPLADAVSVAVLNELNGLVAVVGLGSDGELKFEELMLNIAEIYKNGGFLGCSAITAEDCTQMLTLCKEVVTEASKIPIMAFRGDFGLKKIRKGRTVLVTPISALIFYFKAQNVFEINETAKLIKDCGDLEDANRILNKNGIITELDYERSVSDFEIA, encoded by the coding sequence ATGGAGTTAATCAGGATGCTAAAAGAAATCAAGCAGAAAAGAGCCTTTGTTTTTGGTATGGGTGGTGGAGGAGACATAGTAAGCACGATTCCCGTTGCAAATTTCCTTAGACTTTTTGAATTTGATGTTATCCATGGCGGGGTTTTATGGGATAGGCTCATTCTAGACCCAAAACCCGGGCCGAGAGCGATTCATGAACTAAAAAATGCTGAAATATTCAACGAAGTTATTGCATTAGTCAAAGAAAACACTACTACGAACTACGGCGTTAAGCCAAATCTTGCAAGATCTGTAAAGCAATTAGGAGAAGTTTTTGCCCTCGATATCACAAAGGGAGTAAAAAAGCTTACATTTGGATTGGAGGAATTCATCAAAGAGAAAAAAATTGGAATCACGATTGGCGTTGATGCGGGTGGCGATGCTCTTGCGGTGGGATACGAATCTGGCGTTCGTAGTCCGCTTGCGGATGCTGTAAGCGTTGCTGTGCTTAACGAACTCAACGGCCTTGTTGCTGTAGTTGGGCTTGGCAGCGACGGGGAGTTGAAATTTGAGGAACTGATGCTCAACATTGCTGAAATTTACAAGAATGGTGGGTTTCTGGGCTGTTCTGCCATAACTGCAGAGGACTGCACACAAATGCTAACTCTTTGCAAGGAGGTGGTTACTGAAGCCAGTAAAATTCCGATTATGGCCTTTAGGGGAGATTTTGGTCTGAAGAAGATACGAAAAGGAAGGACTGTGTTGGTAACCCCGATTTCGGCTCTTATTTTTTACTTCAAAGCGCAGAATGTATTTGAAATAAACGAAACAGCAAAACTGATAAAGGATTGTGGAGATTTAGAAGATGCAAACAGAATTCTCAATAAAAATGGTATAATTACGGAGCTTGATTATGAAAGATCAGTCTCCGATTTCGAAATCGCTTAG